From Antennarius striatus isolate MH-2024 chromosome 9, ASM4005453v1, whole genome shotgun sequence, one genomic window encodes:
- the LOC137601907 gene encoding RING finger protein 225-like isoform X2 encodes MSDDRERHRSEESHSHRAKQPPNVKPKLNGTESNSKADHLRKPTKVRRSRSIDSGRGERGRRRERERHQGERRQRGRSEESQRGHRREGESEQQTVKPPENYVEDTECAVCFCSYDNVFKTPKLLACGHTFCLECLARINVTSPELKTLTCPVCRELTDLPHGQDLPRLGNNQDILGKLPAGMHRVLSIRFKRNKGKLQLKNPALHSPVKNNIITLPQKSQETQATMENPASAVEEGIAPTTEVDVGRPPNRMRGHVRRLCRSDRCYYAVVGSIIVVAVSLILVGILAFVIVPRVGFNRRPPPPGNQTINVGTSP; translated from the coding sequence ATGAGTGATGACAGGGAGAGGCACAGGTCTGAGGAGAGCCACAGCCACAGGGCCAAACAGCCCCCCAATGTCAAACCCAAACTCAACGGGACAGAGAGTAACAGCAAGGCGGACCACTTGAGGAAACCTACAAAAGTGAGGAGATCGAGGAGCATCGACTCTGgtaggggggagagagggaggaggagagaacgAGAAAGACACCAGGGAGAAAGGAGGCAACGAGGGAGGAGTGAGGAGTCCCAGAGAGGACACAGGAGAGAGGGGGAGTCCGAGCAGCAGACTGTGAAGCCCCCTGAAAATTATGTGGAGGACACTGAGTGCGCCGTGTGCTTCTGCTCATACGATAACGTCTTCAAGACCCCAAAGCTGTTGGCATGCGGGCACACCTTCTGCCTGGAGTGCCTCGCCCGCATCAACGTGACCTCTCCGGAGCTGAAGACGTTGACTTGCCCGGTATGCCGTGAGTTGACCGACCTCCCTCACGGTCAGGACCTGCCCCGTCTGGGAAACAACCAAGACATCCTGGGAAAACTCCCAGCAGGCATGCACAGGGTGCTATCCATTCGTTTCAAGCGCAATAAGGGTAAACTGCAACTGAAGAACCCTGCTCTTCACAGCCCCGTCAAGAATAACATCATTACCCTGCCCCAGAAGAGCCAGGAGACCCAGGCGACGATGGAGAATCCTGCAAGTGCGGTTGAGGAGGGTATCGCCCCAACCACGGAGGTGGATGTAGGCAGACCACCAAACAGAATGAGGGGTCATGTGCGCAGGTTGTGCCGCTCGGATCGGTGCTACTACGCTGTGGTGGGGTCCATCATCGTCGTCGCTGTGTCTCTCATACTGGTGGGGATTCTGGCCTTTGTGATCGTACCCAGAGTAGGCTTTAACCGGAGGCCCCCTCCTCCAGGGAACCAAACAATAAATGTAGGGACAAGTCCTTAA
- the sh3bp5la gene encoding SH3-binding domain protein 5-like, a — protein sequence MEPGDLRESPAGSGESDVGDWREVTPGGDEEVKSSESNGNPLEKAHRDTCEDESNKQKCVGEKLRSPYEEELDPRIQEELEHLNEASAEINHLELQLDDARSGYRKILTESARKLNAQSSQLGGCIDKARPYYEARRLAKEAQQETQKAALSYERAVSMHTAAREMVYVAEQGLMADGKNTLDPTWQEMLNHATAKVNEAEEERLRSEREHMRVTHACQEAEARVQMLQKSLKRVIVKSKPYFELKAQFNHILEENKAKVLQLEQQVAKVKTRYSIALRNLEQISEQIHAQRGRDQAEGGFPTVCGGRSPPVGAESDIRDGKGGGSCSGGAIGSSRVDAAIDLMKYKEKENEKERERAGSDSLSVLSLQTIASDLEKYDSIEHLGDLSDVGSVTGDEGEKERSGVFDRRDRVMETSAKDRQQQFYKQHHRSFSL from the exons ATGGAGCCAGGCGACTTGCGCGAGAGCCCCGCCGGGTCCGGGGAGTCAGATGTAGGGGATTGGAGGGAGGTTACTCCCGGTGGGGATGAGGAGGTCAAATCTAGCGAAAGTAATGGAAACCCATTAGAAAAGGCACACAGGGACACCTGCGAAGATGAAAGtaacaaacagaaatgtgttgGGGAGAAACTACGGAGCCCTTACGAAGAGGAATTGGACCCCAGAATCCAG gaggagctggagcatCTCAATGAAGCCAGTGCAGAAATCAATCACCTCGAACTACAGCTGGAT GATGCCAGATCCGGATACCGGAAGATCCTTACTGAGTCTGCCAGGAAGCTGAATGCTCAGAGCTCTCAGCTTGGTGGATGCATAGATAAAGCAAGACCGTACTATGAAGCTCGTCGCCTAGCAAAAGAG GCACAGCAAGAGACCCAGAAGGCAGCTTTGAGCTACGAAAGAGCCGTTTCTATGCACACAGCTGCCAGGGAGATGGTTTATGTTGCAGAGCAGGGCCTGATGGCTGATGGGAAGAATACCCTGGATCCTACCTGGCAGGAGATGCTCAACCACGCTACTGCCAAG GTGAATGAAGCCGAGGAGGAGCGACTCCGCAGCGAGAGGGAGCACATGCGCGTCACACACGCCTGCCAGGAAGCCGAGGCTCGGGTTCAGATGCTACAGAAGTCCCTCAAAAGAGTCATTGTGAAATCCAAGCCGTACTTTGAGCTCAAGGCGCAGTTCAATCACATACTGGAG GAGAACAAGGCTAAAGTGCTGCAGCTGGAACAGCAGGTAGCCAAAGTGAAGACTCGCTATTCCATCGCCCTGAGGAACTTGGAACAAATCAGCGAGCAAATCCATGCTCAGAGGGGGAGGGACCAGGCAGAAGGAGGATTCCCCACCGTCTGTGGAGGCAGGAGTCCGCCGGTTGGAGCCGAGTCTGACATCAGAGATGGGAAAGGAGGTGGCTCCTGCAGCGGTGGCGCGATAGGGTCGAGTCGAGTGGACGCGGCCATTGATCTGATGAAGTACAAGGAGAAGGAGAACGAAAAGGAAAGGGAGCGGGCGGGGTCGGATTCCCTTTCGGTCTTGAGCCTCCAGACCATCGCTTCCGACTTGGAGAAATATGACTCCATCGAGCACCTCGGCGACCTCAGCGATGTGGGGAGCGTGACCGGAGAcgagggggagaaggagagaagCGGAGTGTTCGACAGAAGAGACAGGGTGATGGAAACATCTGCGAAAGATCGCCAGCAGCAGTTCTACAAGCAGCACCACCGAAGCTTCAGTCTGTGA
- the LOC137601907 gene encoding alpha-1,3-mannosyl-glycoprotein 2-beta-N-acetylglucosaminyltransferase-like isoform X1 → MLRKRGSLILCGTFLFITWNAILVLLLWGRPPPGQLGESGRKERGVAEKPTNDMVGDVLRMADTIEVELERQKKILLQIQNHHSLWDSSNKDRPKVIVAHQPVIPVLVIACNRVSVRRCLDKLLQHRPSAELYPIIVSQDCGHAETAEVIRSYGDQVTHLQQPDLSDIAVPPPHKKFQGYYKISRHYRWALNQVFKTFSHSSVVIVEDDLEVAPDFFEYFRALLPLLKSDPNLWCVSAWNDNGRDGYVDPGQANLLYRTDFFPGLGWMLLKETWEELEPKWPASFWDDWMRQPEQRRDRACVRPEISRTLTFGRQGVSLGQFYDKYLRYIKLNTEFVPFTKLDLSYLKEETYKKVFEKEVYNAPVVTYEDIKQGQLKGPGPFRLHYSSKDSFKVLAKNLGIMDDLKSGVPRTGYRGVVSFFSKGRRVYLAPLPGWTQYDPSWN, encoded by the exons ATGCTCCGTAAGCGAGGGTCTCTCATTCTTTGTGGTACTTTCCTGTTTATCACTTGGAATGCCATACTGGTGCTTCTGCTGTGGGGCAGACCCCCACCTGGCCAGCTGGGCGAGTCTGGCCGAAAGGAGAGAGGGGTTGCTGAAAAGCCTACTAATGATATGGTAGGAGATGTGCTCCGAATGGCAGATACTATTGAGGTAGAGCtcgaaagacagaaaaaaatcctgCTGCAGATCCAGAATCATCATTCGCTGTGGGACTCGTCCAACAAAGACAGACCAAAGGTCATCGTCGCACATCAGCCTGTCATTCCTGTCCTGGTTATCGCTTGTAACAGGGTCAGTGTGAGGCGCTGCTTGGACAAACTCCTGCAGCACCGTCCTTCGGCAGAACTTTACCCCATCATAGTGAGCCAGGACTGTGGACATGCCGAAACTGCTGAGGTGATTCGCTCGTACGGAGATCAAGTAACTCATCTACAACAGCCGGACTTGTCGGATATTGCCGTGCCGCCTCCGCACAAGAAGTTTCAGGGTTACTACAAAATCTCCAGGCATTATCGCTGGGCTCTCAACCAAGTTTTCAAGACCTTTTCTCATTCCTCTGTTGTGATTGTAGAAGATGACCTTGAG GTGGCGCCAGACTTCTTTGAGTACTTTCGAGCTTTGCTGCCTCTCCTGAAATCTGATCCCAACCTATGGTGTGTGTCGGCTTGGAATGATAATGGCAGGGATGGTTACGTGGATCCCGGCCAAGCCAACTTGCTCTACAGGACAGACTTCTTTCCCGGTTTGGGTTGGATGCTCCTCAAGGAGACGTGGGAGGAGTTGGAACCCAAGTGGCCGGCTTCATTCTGGGATGACTGGATGCGTCAGCCGGAGCAGCGTCGCGATCGTGCCTGCGTACGCCCTGAGATCTCACGAACTTTGACCTTTGGGCGGCAAGGTGTGAGCTTGGGTCAGTTTTATGACAAGTACTTGCGTTATATCAAACTTAACACCGAATTTGTGCCTTTCACCAAGTTAGACCTTAGTTACTTGAAAGAGGAGACatacaaaaaagtttttgagaAGGAAGTTTACAATGCACCTGTGGTTACATATGAAGACATTAAACAGGGGCAGCTTAAAGGACCCGGGCCCTTCCGCCTACATTATTCAAGTAAGGACAGTTTTAAAGTCTTGGCCAAAAACTTGGGAATCATGGATGACTTGAAGTCTGGAGTTCCTCGGACAGGATACAGAGGGGTTGTTAGTTTCTTCTCAAAAGGACGGAGGGTCTACTTGGCTCCTCTCCCTGGATGGACCCAGTATGATCCTTCTTGGAACTGA